The proteins below come from a single Etheostoma spectabile isolate EspeVRDwgs_2016 chromosome 4, UIUC_Espe_1.0, whole genome shotgun sequence genomic window:
- the tshba gene encoding thyroid stimulating hormone subunit beta a produces the protein MESAVFTCWLLFLLFSPAVPMCLPTDFTLYVERPECNFCVAINTTICMGFCYSRDTNMRYRLGPRFLIQRGCTYDDVEYRTAILPGCPIDANPVFTYPVALSCHCGACRTDSDECAHRASVDGARCTKPVRRIYPYPGQSNYMIPF, from the exons ATGGAGAGCGCTGTGTTCACCTGCTGGCTCCTTTTTCTGCTGTTCAGCCCAGCTGTTCCCATGTGTTTACCCACTGACTTCACCCTGTATGTGGAGAGGCCAGAGTGTAATTTCTGTGTGGCGATCAACACAACCATCTGCATGGGATTTTGCTACTCAagg GACACCAACATGAGGTATAGGCTCGGCCCACGCTTCCTAATCCAAAGAGGCTGTACCTATGACGATGTGGAATACCGCACAGCCATACTGCCCGGCTGTCCTATCGACGCTAACCCCGTCTTTACGTACCCAGTGGCTCTCAGCTGCCACTGCGGTGCCTGCAGGACCGACAGCGATGAGTGTGCGCACAGGGCCAGCGTGGACGGAGCTAGGTGTACCAAACCAGTGAGACGCATATACCCGTACCCAGGCCAGAGCAACTACATGATCCCTTTCTGA
- the slc25a55a gene encoding solute carrier family 25 member 55a encodes MSQQQISLPAKLINGGIAGIVGVTCVFPIDLAKTRLQNQRQGQQVYKNMMDCLIKTVRSEGYFGMYRGAAVNLTLVTPEKAIKLAANDFFRHHLSKDGKGQTVFKEMLAGCGAGMCQVVITTPMEMLKIQLQDAGRLAAQQQKPVMMAPAKLVATNTVLSRSYNSGTVVSAPRAVSATQIAKDLLRTQGIRGLYRGLGATLIRDVPFSIVYFPLFANLNRLGKPSPEQSSPFYWAFLSGCVAGSTAAVAVNPCDVVKTRLQSLNKGSSEEAYNGVVDCVSKIMQKEGPSAFLKGAGCRALVIAPLFGIAQVMYFAGIGEYILDNSPLNLLLA; translated from the exons ATGTCTCAGCAGCAGATCAG CCTTCCAGCCAAGCTCATTAATGGAGGTATTGCTGGCATTGTTGGGGTTACTTGTGTCTTCCCCATTGACTTGGCAAAGACCAGGTTGCAGAATCAGAGACAAGGTCAGCAGGTCTACAAGAACAT GATGGACTGCCTTATCAAGACAGTTCGATCAGAGGGATACTTCGGCATGTACAGAG GTGCTGCTGTAAATTTGACCCTGGTCACCCCTGAGAAGGCAATCAAGCTGGCTGCTAATGACTTCTTCAGACATCACCTCTCCAAGGACGG AAAGGGCCAAACAGTGTTCAAGGAGATGCTGGCAGGTTGTGGTGCAGGCATGTGCCAGGTTGTTATCACCACCCCCATGGAAATGCTCAAGATACAGCTACAGGACGCAGGCAGACTTG CGGCCCAACAGCAAAAACCGGTTATGATGGCTCCCGCCAAGCTTGTGGCCACTAACACCGTGCTCAGCCGCTCCTACAATTCTGGAACGGTGGTCTCAGCACCACGAGCTGTGTCAGCCACGCAGATAGCCAAGGACCTCCTCCGTACGCAGGGCATCCGAGGGCTCTACAGAGGGCTGGGGGCTACACTGATTAG GGATGTGCCCTTTTCTATTGTCTACTTCCCGTTGTTTGCCAACCTGAACCGCCTTGGCAAACCCAGTCCCGAGCAGTCGTCCCCCTTCTATTGGGCTTTCCTCTCTGGCTGTGTGGCAGGTTCTACTGCCGCTGTGGCCGTTAATCCCTGTGATG tggTGAAGACTAGACTGCAGTCACTGAACAAAGGGTCCAGTGAGGAGGCTTACAATGGAGTTGTGGATTGTGTAAG TAAAATAATGCAGAAGGAGGGGCCCTCTGCATTCCTGAAAGGGGCTGGCTGTCGAGCTCTGGTCATTGCTCCTCTGTTCGGCATTGCACAAGTTATGTACTTTGCTGGCATTGGCGAGTACATCCTGGACAACTCTCCTTTAAACCTCCTTTTGGCATGA
- the LOC116688311 gene encoding LOW QUALITY PROTEIN: tetraspanin-2 (The sequence of the model RefSeq protein was modified relative to this genomic sequence to represent the inferred CDS: deleted 1 base in 1 codon), with amino-acid sequence MSNRKTRIFAEQSRSELGNIDKSGGIMSKVQGGMKCVKYLLFVFNFIFWLSGLLVLAVGLWLRFDPETVELLTGDAAPDTFFIAVYILLGAGGLMMIVGFFGCFGAVRESQCLLASFFACLLIVFGAEVAAGVFGFINKEQIVEEVQKFYSSSIADLSNPNGTAVALIYHKTLNCCGASTSDASSTLCENAEAPQNCLTAITDFFNEKLHIIGYTGIGIAGVMIIGMIFSMVLCCAIRNNREVI; translated from the exons ATGTCCAACAGGAAGACGCGAATATTTGCAGAACAA TCGCGTTCAGAGCTCGGAAATATCGACAAATCAGGTGGCATCATGAGCAAAGTGCAGGGAGGGATGAAATGCGTGAAATATCTGCTTTTCGTCTTCAACTTCATCTTTTGG CTGTCGGGCCTGTTGGTGCTGGCTGTGGGACTTTGGCTCAGGTTTGACCCGGAAACGGTGGAGCTACTGACGGGTGATGCCGCCCCCGACACCTTCTTCATAG CTGTGTACATCCTTCTCGGTGCCGGCGGGCTGATGATGATCGTGGGGTTTTTCGGTTGTTTCGGGGCTGTACGGGAGTCTCAGTGTCTTCTGGCATCG TTCTTCGCTTGCCTTCTGATAGTCTTTGGAGCAGAGGTCGCCGCTGGTGTGTTTGGATTCATAAACAAGGAACAG ATTGTTGAGGAAGTCCAAAAGTTTTACAGCAGCTCCATCGCTGACCTCTCCAATCCGAACGGCACCGCGGTCGCATTGATTTACCACAAAACT CTGAACTGTTGCGGAGCTTCCACATCAGACGCGTCTAGCACACTTTGTGAAAACGCCGAAGCCCCCCAG aaCTGTCTCACTGCAATAACAGACTTCTTCAATGAAAAGCTGCATATCATTGGATACACTGGGATTGGGATTGCAGGAGTAATG ATTATAGGAATGATCTTCAGTATGGTTCTGTGTTGTGCCATCAGGAACAACAGGGAGGTTATATAG
- the ngfb gene encoding nerve growth factor yields the protein MRSSMLVLFLLFSAQAVAAIGGAAQQQCPGNSNNSNSIPTVDPKLFTKRRYHSPRVLFSAQPPDADLAESQGAGKRARRRAGQPQHRGVYSVCESISVWVGNKTKATDISGNEVTVLPDVNINNVNKKQYFFETTCHSARSGSSGCLGIDARHWNSYCTNSHTFVRALTSFKKLVAWRLIRINVACVCVLSRKSWRQ from the coding sequence ATGAGGTCGTCCATGCTGGTCCTGTTCCTCCTCTTCAGTGCCCAGGCTGTGGCCGCCATCGGAGGAGCAGCACAGCAGCAGTGTCCAGGCAACTCCAACAACTCCAACTCCATCCCCACGGTGGACCCCAAACTCTTCACCAAGCGCCGCTACCACTCACCCAGGGTGCTCTTCAGCGCTCAGCCACCTGATGCAGACCTGGCAGAGTCCCAGGGTGCCGGCAAGAGGGCCCGCAGGCGTGCTGGGCAGCCCCAGCACCGTGGAGTTTACTCGGTGTGTGAGAGCATCAGCGTCTGGGTGGGCAACAAGACCAAAGCCACGGACATCTCAGGCAACGAGGTGACAGTGCTGCCAGACGTGAATATCAACAATGTCAACAAGAAGCAGTACTTCTTTGAGACAACGTGTCACAGCGCCCGCTCAGGCAGCTCCGGCTGTTTGGGAATTGATGCCAGACACTGGAACTCCTACTGCACCAACTCACACACTTTTGTACGAGCGCTGACTTCCTTTAAGAAACTGGTCGCGTGGAGGCTCATACGCATCAACGTggcctgcgtgtgtgtgcttaGCCGCAAGTCATGGAGGCAGTGa